The proteins below come from a single Lepeophtheirus salmonis chromosome 4, UVic_Lsal_1.4, whole genome shotgun sequence genomic window:
- the LOC121116234 gene encoding uncharacterized protein produces MGYKCSSPECSSNASKDSEVSIHYFPMMYSTMLAKWVRAIPRVTSKHFTSNDFVTVSMDARREKGRSLQLRHFKEDAIPSQWPNLPTYRSSPPPAPRPRRASTTSRRLLFQNERFKALENDMFLQETIHSAKNLYIGLFSASSICCSGQNNPFR; encoded by the exons ATGGGTTATAAGTGTTCTTCTCCTGAATGTAGTTCCAACGCAAGTAAGGATTCTGAAGTGAGCATTCATTACTTCCCAATGATGTACTCTACCATGTTGGCAAAGTGGGTAAGGGCCATTCCGAGAGTTACAAG CAAACATTTTACGTCTAATGATTTCGTCACTGTATCTATGGATGCAAGACGTGAGAAAGGGAGATCTCTTCAGCTCAg ACATTTCAAAGAGGATGCCATTCCATCACAATGGCCTAATCTTCCTACCTACCGATCATCACCACCACCCGCCCCTAGACCAAGAAGAGCCTCAACTACCAGCCGAAGACTCTTGTTTCAAAACGAACGGTTCAAAGCATTAGAGAATGATATGTTTTTGCAAGAGACAATCCACTCGGCAAAAAATCTCTACATAGGGCTCTTTTCTGCAAGCTCCATATGTTGTTCTGGTCAAAATAATCCATTCAGATGA